A DNA window from Dunckerocampus dactyliophorus isolate RoL2022-P2 chromosome 17, RoL_Ddac_1.1, whole genome shotgun sequence contains the following coding sequences:
- the surf4 gene encoding surfeit locus protein 4, with protein MGQEDLMSKAEDVADQFLRVTKQYLPHLARLCLISTFLEDGIRMWFQWYEQRDYIEATWSCGYFLATCFVLINLLGQLGACILILSRNFVQYACFGLFGIIALQTLAYSILWDIKFLMRNLALGGGLLLLLAESRSEGKSMFAGVPSMGESSPKQYMQLGGRLLLVLMFMSLVHFDTSFFSILQNLVGTALIILVAIGFKTKLAALTLVVCLLAMNVYFNAFWNIPAYKPMHDFLKYDFFQTTSVIGGLLLVVALGPGGVSMDEKKKEW; from the exons TTCCTGCGGGTCACCAAGCAGTATCTGCCTCACCTGGCACGTCTTTGTCTCATTAGCACCTTTCTGGAGGACGGCATCCGCATGTGGTTCCAATGGTACGAGCAGCGGGACTACATTGAGGCTACGTGGAGCTGCGGCTACTTCCTGGCCACATGCTTTGTGCTCATTAATCTATTAGGACAGCTTG GTGCTTGTATCCTCATCCTCAGTAGAAATTTTGTACAATATGCCTGCTTTGGATTATTTGGCATCATTGCACTGCAG ACTCTTGCCTACAGCATTTTATGGGACATAAAGTTTTTGATGAG AAACCTTGCCCTTGGAGGCGGTCTGCTTCTGCTGCTGGCCGAGTCTCGTTCGGAAGGAAAGAGCATGTTTGCTGGAGTTCCGTCCATGGGGGAGAGCTCGCCAAAGCAGTACATGCAGCTGGGCGGCCGGTTATTGCTGGTCCTCATGTTCATGTCTCTGGTCCATTTTGACACCAGCTTCTTCTCC ATCCTGCAGAATCTGGTGGGCACCGCCCTTATCATCCTTGTGGCCATCGGCTTCAAGACCAAGCTGGCAGCACTGACCCTGGTCGTATGTCTACTGGCCATGAACGTCTACTTCAACGCCTTCTGGAACATCCCTGCCTACAAACCCATGCACGACTTCCTCAAGTACGACTTCTTCCAGACCACCTCGGTCATCGGCGGCCTGCTGCTGGTGGTGGCGCTCGGGCCCGGTGGCGTGTCCATGGACGAGAAAAAGAAAGAGTGGTAG